From a single Streptomyces rubradiris genomic region:
- the tadA gene encoding tRNA adenosine(34) deaminase TadA has translation MRLALDQAGLAVRGGDVPVGAVVLSPDGTTVLGVGHNEREATGDPTAHAEILAIRRAAAALNEAAGAGRRAREWRLTGCTLVVTLEPCTMCAGALVQSRVDRVVYGARDDKAGAAGSLWDVIRDRRLNHRPEVIEGVLAAECARPLTEFFRDR, from the coding sequence ATGCGGCTCGCCCTGGACCAGGCCGGTCTGGCCGTCCGGGGCGGCGACGTCCCCGTCGGCGCCGTCGTGCTGTCCCCGGACGGTACGACGGTGCTCGGCGTCGGGCACAACGAGCGTGAGGCCACCGGCGATCCCACGGCCCACGCGGAGATCCTCGCCATCCGGCGGGCCGCCGCCGCCCTGAACGAGGCGGCGGGCGCCGGGCGGCGGGCACGCGAGTGGCGGCTGACCGGCTGCACGCTCGTGGTGACCCTGGAACCGTGCACGATGTGCGCCGGGGCCCTCGTCCAGTCCCGGGTGGACCGGGTGGTCTACGGCGCCCGGGACGACAAGGCGGGCGCCGCCGGGTCCCTGTGGGACGTGATCCGCGACCGGCGGCTCAACCACCGCCCGGAGGTGATCGAGGGCGTCCTCGCCGCCGAGTGCGCCCGGCCGCTCACGGAGTTCTTCCGGGACCGCTGA